TAGTGTGCAGCTCCGACACAAAGTCCACGGGATTAACTCTTATCCAGcagagacaaaaaataaaaaaaatagcgtGGTTTTCTTGAAACTTCGAGGATCCGTATGAGCACACAAATATCCGAATAAATTTACACACCCAAGAAGCATTTGTTTCCTCGTaacatacagaaaaagagagaaaaatggaatgcaaataacagtttttgtgtatatgtgtgcgtgtgtgtgcagtACCTCTACCTCCTTCTATACAGAATGTGAGGGCCCTGGCTCTGTCCCCTGACACTGTCTCTGTCATCTGGGATGATCCCATTGACTACAACTACACCATCACAAACTACCAGGTATGGCGGTAGAATATATCATTAGAGAATATAGGCGATGTAGACTACATCAACGAACCACTAGGTCATGTGAAGTATATTCTCATATCCTGCTAATTACTGTATATTTCTAATGGGGACAATCTGTCTACGGGACTATGTTTCTTTCAACAGGTGGAGTTCAGAGAAGATCACATTGCCAATGCGCAGGTGAGGGACACCCGGAGCAAGAAAATCGAACTGTCTAGTCTCAGACCCAATCAAACCTACGCCATATCCGTCAGGGCCGGCAACTCGTATGGTTTCGGGGATGCCAGTCCAGAGATCAAAGTTCAGACCCTGACAAATGAAGGGCTTCAGCCGGCAAATGTGTCGGCCGTTGCCTTGAATTCGTCCGTAAGTCTTCACTGCTCAACaacttcctttcttctttctttcacattgtctttctctttccctctccatTTCTCTAAAGCTCATTTTCTCCATCGCACACGCACCCACTCTTCATCTGGACCAACCCAGtcgtttgtttaaaaaaaaacttcacaaatatttcacaagtGATTCTACAGGGTGGGTGACTTAAAAGTAGCTCGCCCCTGCTCAGTGTTTAGGAGGCAGGCTAGTGTCCCACCTTTTGTACTTGTTTTCTATCATCTCGAGTTTACCATCCCAATCCTGTCTTCCTAAAATCATTTTGTTCTCGCTCAGATCATCCAGCTGGACTGGGAGTCACCTAAAAATATTGACAGGATCTACATCCTGGGCTACAACATCTACTACAAGCGCGAGTCGGACACTCAAGAGGAGATGCTTTTCATCGAAGGAAACCGCAACAAACAGTTTCTCATCGGTATGTCGATGGCACTGGACTTTTTCCTGGAGTAttttttgccgtgatatagccatcaagttgctagcacggcataaaacacaaacaaataaacaattccCGGAGTATTTAAACACTCTCTTGAATGCCTTGGTCACTTTCTGcttttgaaggttttttttttttttataaagacaaCTCATAACGCCCATTAATCAAAGCCTGCTCACCCTCGTTTGGAGTAAGTACTGTCATTGTTTATCTCAAACAGGTCTTAGGGAGAGACGAGACATACTACCTGCGTATCGCTACACTGACCACCTGGGGTTACGAAGCTCCTTCAGAGTGGATTCGGATACAGAAGCATCCTCAAGGTGTGGCACAAACTTCATTTGCTGCCCTCTGTTACGATAAGAcaatttcttctctctctctcactgttttttttttttttatttttttatttacaagcaaGCACGCACTTTCAAAATTCTCTTGCCGCTCTGTCATGACCACATTTTTCTTGCCGCCATAACAGTCACACAAATCGCACTGCTGCTCTCTGCTCGTCAAATTTCTCATCTATGTGTGAAATAATTCAGGCCCGAGTCAATGCCGAGTATGTATATTGGTTTAGATGAACGGCAATAACTCCATTTTTATTGCCTCCCCCTGTCCAGAGCTGCTGCCCCCTGTGCCGCCCAGGGATGTGAAGGCCGTCACCATGCTGGAGTCTGTCCGGGTCACGTGGCAGTCGTCCAGCGAGCCGGACACCCGCAAATCGCCTTTGCTGGGCTATCATATTGTGTACGGACCAGCCGACGATCCATCCGAGATAAACCGGGTGGATTTGGGTGCCAATGCCGTTCAGTTTGCGATACGAGGCTTGAGTATGTACCCTGCTGCTTGTagactttgaaatcattttacttttcatcaCTTTGCTTAACGAACCTGCAATCGTTCTGACTTTGCAGTCCATTTATTATAAGTAATTCACCACTTGTTACACAGTACAGAAGTCTTGTAATGCAGGAAACAAACCTCCATGCAAATATTCTTTAACTCCGGTGGAGGGCGTCATCTGGATTTGGATCTTCTAATTTCGTTTCTTCTCTGTCTAGAGCCGTCTACCAAGTATATCATTTCAATCCGAGCTTTCAACAAGTACTCGATGAGCGACCCCGTGTACGTGAGAGCTGAAACTAAAGGTAATCTGGTTTCCACGACCTTTACAGGCGCAAAATACAAGAACCATTAACCCTGACTTTTGCGTTTAATGCTCTGTCCAAAAGTTCTCAAtctgtttgggttttttgtttgtttttgttcgatGCATTTCTTGCTCCAGACGTAGACTGTTCAGATGAGCATACATACTGTTCAGACACTAGGTACACCCTCAAACTCCAATACATTACCTGAAGACTAGAGTCGCCCAGTATAACTGCCCTTCTTCATCCTCCCGTCCTCTCTCGTTCCTCACACGCAGCTCTACCCCCCAGCACCGTCATCAACGCCACGGCCGTAGCGCTGTCCCCTACGGAGATCCACGTCCACTGGGAGACGCCCACCcgcggtcacgtgaccaagtaTCAGCTGCGCTATTGGCGCCCCGGCAAGCGGGACAAGCAGTCGGCGTGGCTGAAGGCTCCCACCACGGACTACGTGGCCGGCAGCCTGATGAAGTTCAGCAGCTACCGCTTCGAGATCATCCCCTACTCCGGTGACGTCATCGGCGAGGGCAGTGTCATCTTTGCCGACACTTTGTCCAGCAGGCCGGACACTCCGCCACGCAAAGTCCAGGCTCGTCCGCTCAACTCCACGGTATGTACACGCGCGTGCGTGAGCTTactcagcctctctctctcacacacacactctctcacacactcacacacacacacacactaacacacccacacacacacacacacaaacactaagactcacacacacgcacaaaagtTTCACATTCCCTCACTTCCTGTCACGTGTACCTCGACTTCCGGTCTCGTTTCCAGCATCTCGTGGTGACGTGGGAGGAGCCGTCTGAACACACGAAGAATGGCGTGGTGACCGGCTACAAGATCatcatgaagatgaagaaggGGCCTCGTCTGGCCAAGTTTGGGGTGGACGGCGGTCGTCGTAACTACACCTTCAAAAGTATTCCGTCCAGCAAACTCGcatttcttgtgtgtgtgggtgtggaagttttttgtttgtttgtgtgtatgttttgtttgtgtgtgtgtgtgtgcttagaGATCgggggaagagagaagagagttATATTGGCGTGGAGGAGGGGGAGCAAATGCTCTTGAGAGGCATCAAGACGGTTGactaaaaatacaagaaatataattaGTGTCACtcagtttttaattaatatattacttaCCTTTCAAGTGATAGACAATACGCTGGCATCAAAACATAACCAAACAATGCCTAATAGATAAGACTGATTTCTCGATATCTTTCCACTATCGGTTATTTATATGTACATCTTGATTTAAAGGAGATCGATTTGGACAAAAAAAGTATCAGACTTTCACCAAACTCAGAATGAATCCGTTAGTCTTATTTTCGTTGAGTTCTGTGCcagccgcacacacacatgcttgttTCAGACCTGGAGCCAGGAGAGACATATAAAATACGGATTGCCGCCACGAACATCAACGGAACGGGGCCCTTCACGGACTGGGTCGTGGCCAGAACCGAGGAAATAAGTAAGAAGAACCTTCAGTAGGAGACTAGGAGTCCATGCCTGTCATAGAAAGTTCTACCTCGCCAAACTTTTCTCTAACAAGCATACGTACGCgagaaaatattaacaaaagaaGTTACAGAAAGT
The Pomacea canaliculata isolate SZHN2017 linkage group LG2, ASM307304v1, whole genome shotgun sequence genome window above contains:
- the LOC112555299 gene encoding neogenin-like — its product is MIPLPPSIQNVRALALSPDTVSVIWDDPIDYNYTITNYQVEFREDHIANAQVRDTRSKKIELSSLRPNQTYAISVRAGNSYGFGDASPEIKVQTLTNEGLQPANVSAVALNSSIIQLDWESPKNIDRIYILGYNIYYKRESDTQEEMLFIEGNRNKQFLIGMSMVLGRDETYYLRIATLTTWGYEAPSEWIRIQKHPQELLPPVPPRDVKAVTMLESVRVTWQSSSEPDTRKSPLLGYHIVYGPADDPSEINRVDLGANAVQFAIRGLKPSTKYIISIRAFNKYSMSDPVYVRAETKALPPSTVINATAVALSPTEIHVHWETPTRGHVTKYQLRYWRPGKRDKQSAWLKAPTTDYVAGSLMKFSSYRFEIIPYSGDVIGEGSVIFADTLSSRPDTPPRKVQARPLNSTHLVVTWEEPSEHTKNGVVTGYKIIMKMKKGPRLAKFGVDGGRRNYTFKNLEPGETYKIRIAATNINGTGPFTDWVVARTEEITMRQPQNPENLHVNVSAYAITLSWSPPNNIGVPVLGYIVGHGRYIPEVYRSILGPSVREFTITDLKPDTEYIVSIRAFNHIGESVPEYTLVQTSKAPEMLELEVPVKLKVIPLSPNIMEVSWLDPARQGDTPVSDGRHYFIRYSAISGETYHYVNVTSTSINVTDLQAATVYEFAVRTIRGEEQSRWSLPVVNTTQQTAPTSSPGNRDGHITTWFPELFDPELDRTRITQWKNIRIHCVLHI